The following proteins come from a genomic window of Paenibacillus spongiae:
- a CDS encoding YlaH-like family protein: protein MQEWLQNHPLITYILIFCFVLYIFNAVFRVQRLPILKEILVHIVMAVGSFVLFILQIDKLPIVQCLSVAVAMMLLLRGRQLYDKWKGNGTKSKDSEPGAPSSAAIQNERK, encoded by the coding sequence GTGCAGGAATGGCTTCAGAACCATCCTCTAATTACGTATATCTTGATTTTCTGCTTTGTTCTCTATATTTTTAACGCGGTATTCCGCGTGCAGCGGCTGCCTATCCTGAAGGAAATTCTTGTCCATATCGTGATGGCGGTCGGTTCGTTCGTCCTCTTCATTTTGCAGATCGACAAGCTTCCGATTGTTCAATGCTTGTCGGTTGCCGTAGCGATGATGCTTCTGCTGCGCGGACGTCAATTGTATGACAAGTGGAAGGGCAATGGAACGAAGAGCAAGGATTCCGAGCCGGGTGCGCCGTCTTCTGCAGCTATCCAGAATGAGCGCAAGTAG
- a CDS encoding LCP family protein: MSRETSLPSRSGSRGSGSPKKPKKQKKIRWMRRFMALLLVVLIVIAGYLGYLYKQSKDALLAATADAEPGMVVPADQSVSVKPVGILLLGVDSREETSTLNTDVMMVATLNPKTKKVTVVSIPRDTKIELDGYKSRKANSYYAKFRYNAIHDEKMDVKAAEKQAKQDLRKMMSKYFGIDISYTATINFNGFVDVVDALGGVEVDVDMDMRYVDKADGTDINLTKGRQKLDGDQALDFVRYRKSNDNTNMSSDFDRNKRQHEVIGAITDKMKSFTGVTKLAGVIGAVGSNMRMDMPSSEVENLLKTYFKIDRSDIAFVPLEGTWRSPYVRVSDESLQAARAALQANLAQ, encoded by the coding sequence ATGAGCAGGGAAACTTCTTTGCCGTCCAGATCGGGCTCGCGTGGATCGGGTTCGCCGAAGAAACCGAAGAAACAGAAGAAAATCAGGTGGATGCGCCGATTTATGGCGCTGCTATTGGTCGTCCTGATCGTAATTGCCGGCTACCTCGGTTACTTGTATAAGCAATCCAAGGATGCGCTGCTGGCGGCGACGGCCGATGCCGAGCCGGGCATGGTTGTACCGGCGGATCAATCGGTATCCGTCAAGCCGGTCGGCATTCTTCTGCTTGGCGTCGATTCGCGGGAAGAGACCAGCACCTTGAATACGGATGTTATGATGGTAGCGACGCTGAATCCGAAGACGAAGAAGGTTACAGTCGTTTCGATTCCGCGGGATACCAAGATCGAACTGGACGGATATAAGAGCAGAAAGGCAAATTCGTATTATGCGAAGTTTCGTTATAATGCCATTCATGATGAGAAGATGGATGTAAAAGCAGCAGAGAAGCAAGCGAAGCAGGATCTGCGCAAAATGATGAGCAAATATTTTGGAATCGACATCTCCTATACGGCTACGATTAATTTCAATGGGTTCGTCGACGTTGTCGATGCGCTCGGCGGCGTAGAGGTGGATGTCGATATGGACATGCGTTATGTCGACAAAGCGGACGGCACGGATATTAATTTGACCAAGGGCCGTCAAAAGCTGGATGGGGATCAGGCGCTCGATTTCGTCCGCTACCGCAAGTCGAATGACAACACGAACATGTCCAGCGACTTCGACCGCAATAAGCGGCAGCATGAAGTGATCGGCGCGATTACCGATAAGATGAAGTCGTTCACGGGCGTCACCAAGCTGGCCGGCGTAATCGGTGCTGTAGGCAGCAATATGAGGATGGATATGCCGAGCAGCGAAGTGGAGAATTTGCTCAAAACCTATTTCAAAATCGACCGCAGCGACATTGCGTTTGTTCCGCTGGAGGGTACTTGGCGGAGCCCGTACGTGCGTGTCAGCGACGAGAGCTTGCAGGCCGCACGGGCTGCGCTGCAGGCAAATCTGGCGCAATGA
- a CDS encoding pyridoxamine 5'-phosphate oxidase family protein: protein MPELVTALSEDLFNQLQNEPFVLLHTIDADGSYPTSSAISWVHAVERNRIRFAIDGRSRLVANMAANPDVSVTLFASETVQAVYGKASLVTEALENVPFKLACYEIEIEAIRDAMFYGARLSALPTFEKTYDKRAADKLDGQVFAAMKKA from the coding sequence ATGCCCGAACTCGTCACGGCACTATCCGAAGACTTATTCAATCAGTTACAGAATGAACCGTTCGTGCTTCTGCACACCATCGATGCGGATGGCAGCTACCCGACTTCAAGCGCCATATCTTGGGTACATGCGGTAGAACGCAACCGGATCCGGTTCGCGATCGACGGTCGTTCCCGGTTAGTTGCCAACATGGCTGCAAATCCGGATGTAAGTGTAACTTTGTTCGCTTCCGAAACCGTACAAGCGGTTTATGGCAAAGCAAGCTTGGTAACGGAGGCGCTTGAGAATGTGCCGTTCAAGCTGGCTTGCTACGAGATCGAGATTGAAGCGATCCGGGATGCCATGTTCTACGGCGCCCGCCTGTCCGCTTTGCCGACTTTCGAGAAAACCTATGACAAACGAGCTGCAGACAAGTTGGATGGACAAGTGTTTGCCGCCATGAAGAAAGCCTAG
- a CDS encoding YhcN/YlaJ family sporulation lipoprotein: MGKWLVSAMILCLLATGCGTVARNETSPSPQNDDRVRAQQTEPRKKEIKNSKQVSSHLETLATHIPGVKGAHCVVFGNTAVVGIDVDGTLDRSRVGTIKYAVAEAFRKDPYGVNALVTADMDLAERLREIQSDIRRGQPIAGFANEMADIIGRIVPQLPGDTLPKDPNMQTEPKLDKRM, translated from the coding sequence ATGGGTAAATGGCTGGTGTCAGCTATGATCCTTTGCTTGCTGGCGACTGGATGCGGTACCGTCGCACGCAACGAGACATCACCCTCTCCGCAAAATGATGATCGCGTACGAGCGCAGCAAACTGAACCGCGCAAGAAAGAAATTAAAAATTCGAAGCAAGTCTCTTCTCATTTGGAAACGCTGGCGACTCATATTCCAGGCGTAAAAGGCGCTCACTGTGTCGTGTTTGGTAATACGGCCGTTGTCGGAATCGATGTTGACGGAACGCTGGACCGCTCGCGCGTCGGTACGATCAAGTACGCCGTTGCGGAAGCATTCCGCAAGGATCCCTACGGTGTAAACGCCCTCGTCACTGCCGATATGGACTTGGCCGAACGCTTACGCGAAATACAAAGCGATATCCGCCGCGGGCAGCCCATAGCAGGGTTCGCCAATGAGATGGCCGATATTATCGGACGAATTGTTCCCCAATTACCGGGTGATACGCTGCCCAAGGATCCAAACATGCAGACGGAGCCAAAGCTCGATAAGAGAATGTAA
- a CDS encoding PhoH family protein, giving the protein MNKIFVLDTNVLLHDPQAIYAFDDNEVIIPAVVLEEIDSKKRLADEIGRNARTVSRLLDGMREEGHLHAGIPLQGGGLLKVELNHRSFVRVQEMFGEMSNDNRILAVALNYFLEEQGKEDPRPVVIVSKDVLVRIKADVLGIMAEDYLSDRVVRPSEVYGGYMTVFVHPSVIDEFYTYRFLTIKTLQLNTKLYPNEFVILRDEMGTSKSALLKVSQDGVKLEPLYLSNEPVWGITARNAQQRMALELLLNDDIPLVTLTGKAGTGKTLLALAAGLSKVEDEHKYKKLLIARPVVPMGKDIGYLPGEKEEKLRPWMQPIYDNLEYLFDTKKSGDIDKILMGLGSIQVEALTYIRGRSIPGQFIIIDEAQNLSRHEVKTIVSRVGEGSKIVLMGDPEQIDHPYLDAVSNGLTHIVERFKQESISGHMTLEKGERSKLAQLAADLL; this is encoded by the coding sequence ATGAATAAAATATTCGTGCTCGACACTAATGTGCTGCTTCATGATCCGCAAGCGATCTACGCATTTGATGATAACGAGGTCATCATCCCTGCAGTGGTGTTGGAAGAGATTGACTCGAAGAAGAGGCTGGCCGATGAAATAGGACGCAATGCGCGTACGGTATCCCGGCTGCTTGACGGGATGCGGGAAGAGGGGCATCTACACGCCGGAATTCCGCTCCAAGGCGGAGGGCTGCTGAAGGTGGAGCTGAACCACCGGAGCTTCGTACGGGTCCAGGAAATGTTCGGAGAGATGTCCAATGATAATCGCATATTGGCCGTAGCGTTGAATTATTTTCTGGAGGAGCAGGGCAAGGAAGATCCCAGACCTGTCGTCATCGTGAGCAAGGATGTGCTGGTCCGCATTAAGGCGGATGTTCTTGGCATTATGGCGGAGGATTATTTGTCAGACCGTGTCGTCAGACCGTCAGAAGTCTATGGAGGCTATATGACGGTATTCGTCCATCCTTCGGTGATCGATGAGTTCTATACGTATCGTTTCTTGACGATCAAGACGCTTCAACTGAATACGAAGCTTTATCCGAATGAATTCGTTATTCTGCGGGATGAAATGGGAACGTCGAAATCGGCTCTGCTGAAAGTCAGTCAGGACGGCGTAAAGCTGGAACCGTTGTACCTAAGCAATGAGCCCGTGTGGGGGATAACCGCCAGAAACGCGCAGCAGCGCATGGCGCTGGAGCTTCTTCTGAACGATGACATCCCGCTCGTGACATTGACGGGGAAAGCGGGTACGGGCAAGACGCTGCTTGCGCTGGCCGCAGGGCTCTCCAAAGTCGAGGATGAGCATAAATACAAAAAGCTGCTTATCGCTCGGCCGGTCGTGCCGATGGGGAAGGATATCGGCTATTTGCCCGGGGAAAAGGAGGAGAAGCTGCGTCCATGGATGCAGCCGATCTATGATAACTTGGAATATTTGTTCGATACGAAAAAATCGGGCGACATCGATAAAATACTGATGGGCCTCGGCAGTATCCAGGTCGAAGCGTTAACTTACATTCGCGGCCGATCCATTCCAGGACAATTCATTATCATTGACGAGGCCCAGAACTTAAGCCGGCATGAGGTCAAAACCATTGTGTCGCGCGTTGGCGAGGGAAGTAAGATCGTGCTCATGGGAGACCCGGAGCAGATCGATCATCCGTATTTGGATGCCGTCAGCAACGGTCTGACCCATATTGTGGAACGGTTCAAGCAGGAGAGCATCAGCGGGCATATGACGCTGGAGAAAGGCGAGCGGTCGAAGCTCGCGCAGCTGGCTGCGGATTTATTATAA
- a CDS encoding ABC transporter substrate-binding protein: MSRRKYVILLLGVFTVCMALTLPKLVKPGTTVPSLGGQPGLQKPPEITNGEGTITTIHVALSMSDAEFLYWSKLNHQFNNSHPEINVKLVNYPQAEAHSEWIRQSQIGSAIDIILMDNTMIREFAVKGFLFPVDDLYAGETLADQLEALTDPLKWNGSLWGVSVDSDPLFVVWQDELLRKAGLDKPPASWSALSEAIASLHASNPELQLVELNKFDASHWTAWLGAVAGNARDAANLSALSEQSQKQLRFLAEQDAGSPSSQQTGVTPSWVERMKKRELLSSVTAWSFYRGLPEADRKQLIIGNNASAMAWIGGRSFVLTAQSEAHEAAKEWIRAMTLPDMQAARYEELGRLPARKSVYQNGFQMGYSAAKPPNWLLQVLDQPLFTPDPGWSFRWERWSELWRGISDSETMEIEEINRLIRGWNGEEESGAGGAADGLQADGKLDD, translated from the coding sequence ATGTCACGCAGGAAATATGTCATACTGCTGCTTGGCGTGTTTACGGTTTGCATGGCGCTGACGCTTCCGAAGCTGGTCAAGCCAGGAACGACCGTTCCGTCCTTGGGAGGACAGCCGGGATTGCAGAAACCGCCTGAAATAACCAATGGCGAAGGTACCATTACGACGATACATGTTGCGCTCTCGATGAGCGATGCGGAATTTCTATATTGGAGCAAGCTGAACCATCAATTCAATAACAGCCATCCGGAGATTAACGTTAAGCTGGTTAACTATCCGCAAGCCGAGGCACATTCAGAGTGGATCAGGCAATCGCAGATCGGTTCGGCAATAGATATTATTCTCATGGATAATACGATGATCCGGGAATTCGCTGTGAAGGGCTTCTTATTCCCGGTCGACGATCTGTATGCGGGAGAAACGCTCGCAGATCAATTGGAAGCGCTCACAGATCCGTTGAAATGGAACGGCTCCTTGTGGGGCGTCTCGGTTGACAGCGACCCCCTGTTCGTCGTCTGGCAGGATGAGCTGCTGCGGAAGGCGGGGCTGGACAAGCCGCCTGCCAGCTGGTCCGCTTTGTCCGAGGCCATCGCTTCGCTGCATGCGAGCAATCCGGAGCTGCAGCTGGTCGAGCTGAACAAATTCGACGCCAGCCACTGGACGGCCTGGCTTGGAGCAGTCGCCGGCAATGCCAGGGATGCTGCGAATTTGTCCGCTCTCAGCGAGCAGTCACAGAAGCAGCTGCGCTTCCTTGCCGAGCAAGATGCAGGAAGCCCGTCTTCGCAGCAGACGGGGGTGACCCCTTCGTGGGTGGAACGGATGAAGAAGCGTGAGCTGCTGTCTTCCGTAACCGCATGGTCGTTCTACCGCGGTCTTCCCGAAGCGGACCGTAAGCAGCTGATAATCGGGAATAACGCGTCCGCAATGGCATGGATCGGTGGAAGAAGCTTCGTCCTTACGGCGCAATCCGAGGCTCACGAAGCGGCAAAGGAATGGATAAGAGCCATGACGCTCCCGGATATGCAGGCAGCCCGGTATGAAGAGTTGGGCAGGCTCCCTGCGCGCAAATCCGTATATCAAAACGGATTTCAAATGGGATATTCAGCGGCTAAACCGCCGAATTGGCTGCTTCAAGTACTGGATCAGCCGTTGTTTACGCCGGATCCGGGCTGGTCTTTCAGGTGGGAGCGCTGGTCGGAGCTGTGGAGGGGAATCAGCGATTCGGAGACGATGGAGATTGAGGAGATCAATCGTCTGATCCGCGGCTGGAACGGAGAAGAAGAAAGCGGCGCAGGGGGCGCCGCTGACGGATTACAAGCTGACGGAAAGCTTGACGATTAA
- a CDS encoding coiled-coil domain-containing protein gives MKGTMRRRFGAAVLVAAAVWLSLYPVFAQSPEDEEVRRILEKSLSVVELDKEINQIAEQRKAAGDQLERSQAELERQEQAMNSQREDAGSVLRAYYMGDRDILMTALLSSNSLGDLLTMLDYFELIFANDQRLLNTYVTQYRKVKKTVARLDEEAAQLTQIETRLKAQRERLLALQQDVDNQVSGRSDEERLRLMIQEMTDFWSNVGFYEVKRYFKALATAMKNMPDWVQNNKDMLTIDGLNYTLTIPETKLNEFLREQNEMFNNFEFSFEDNAVSVSGKREGLEVTITGHYTIEDKPNNGILFHVDELNFNGLALPDTTRQALEEEFDLGFYPQKIVSFLKAKSVSVEEGRLIVKLSVSL, from the coding sequence GTGAAAGGAACGATGCGACGCCGGTTCGGTGCCGCTGTACTGGTTGCAGCAGCCGTATGGCTGTCCCTATACCCGGTTTTCGCCCAATCGCCGGAAGACGAAGAAGTCAGGCGGATTCTGGAGAAAAGCCTGTCCGTCGTCGAGCTGGACAAGGAAATCAACCAAATCGCCGAGCAAAGAAAAGCGGCCGGGGATCAGCTGGAGCGCTCCCAGGCTGAGCTTGAGCGTCAAGAACAAGCCATGAACTCGCAGCGCGAGGATGCGGGAAGCGTGCTGCGCGCCTATTACATGGGCGACCGGGACATTCTAATGACCGCCCTGCTGTCCTCCAACTCTCTGGGCGACTTGCTTACGATGCTGGACTATTTCGAGCTTATCTTTGCCAATGATCAGCGGCTGCTGAATACATATGTAACGCAATACCGCAAAGTGAAGAAGACGGTCGCCAGGCTGGATGAAGAAGCGGCCCAGCTGACACAGATCGAAACCCGGTTAAAGGCACAGCGTGAACGGCTGCTGGCCCTTCAACAGGATGTGGATAATCAGGTTAGCGGACGTTCCGACGAAGAACGGCTGCGGCTCATGATTCAAGAAATGACCGACTTCTGGAGCAATGTCGGCTTCTATGAGGTCAAGCGGTATTTCAAAGCGCTCGCCACGGCAATGAAGAACATGCCGGATTGGGTGCAGAATAACAAAGATATGCTCACCATCGACGGACTTAATTACACCTTGACCATTCCCGAGACGAAGTTGAACGAATTTCTGCGGGAGCAGAATGAGATGTTCAACAACTTTGAATTCTCGTTCGAAGACAACGCCGTCTCGGTCTCCGGCAAGCGCGAAGGGCTGGAGGTAACCATTACCGGCCATTATACCATTGAAGATAAACCGAATAACGGCATTCTGTTCCATGTGGACGAGCTTAACTTTAACGGTCTGGCATTGCCGGATACGACAAGGCAAGCGCTGGAAGAAGAATTCGATCTTGGCTTCTATCCGCAGAAAATCGTATCGTTCCTGAAGGCGAAGTCCGTTTCCGTTGAAGAAGGCCGATTAATCGTCAAGCTTTCCGTCAGCTTGTAA
- a CDS encoding class I SAM-dependent methyltransferase, which translates to MNDTKRLAQRIAERISLNHAAGEVRAQDGGMKQAECISFRDYMAMCLYDPEDGYYGSGPVRIGRTGDFYTSSAVGTVMGEKLAAYMAELIASYGGLAAAAEWGAGTGRLSAHILGAWRKQGYEWLPYMTYAVIDSSPAHLQSARETLGPEKDGPALLFWRPEEIDSSRLMTDNPIIIVANELLDAFPVHRVICRDGQLYELGVALRHSSGQEAPAFQYAYMPLTDPGIERSLAADGIVLLEGQVTEVNLEAERWIAYIGGRVNRGSLVLIDYGHEARELTASHRMRGSLLCYSGHRAHDNPFLQPGGQDITAHINFTACRRAAEASGWHVAYYGTQKQFLVDHGVLNDLTAHDGTDPFSEAAKRNRSIRQLLLSDGMSETFKVMTLSKGI; encoded by the coding sequence ATGAATGATACGAAGCGGTTAGCGCAGCGAATAGCCGAGCGTATCTCGCTAAATCATGCGGCTGGCGAGGTGAGAGCGCAAGATGGCGGGATGAAGCAAGCAGAATGTATTTCCTTTCGCGATTATATGGCCATGTGTCTGTACGACCCCGAAGACGGTTATTACGGGTCGGGACCGGTCCGGATCGGGAGGACGGGCGACTTTTACACGAGCTCTGCGGTCGGGACCGTGATGGGGGAGAAGCTGGCTGCTTACATGGCAGAGCTGATAGCAAGCTATGGCGGACTTGCAGCTGCTGCGGAGTGGGGAGCGGGAACGGGGAGATTGTCCGCTCACATTCTCGGTGCTTGGCGGAAACAGGGCTACGAATGGCTGCCCTACATGACCTATGCCGTGATCGACAGCAGCCCGGCGCATTTGCAGAGCGCGCGGGAGACGCTGGGTCCGGAGAAGGACGGCCCTGCTCTCTTGTTCTGGCGGCCCGAGGAGATCGACTCCAGCCGATTGATGACGGATAATCCGATCATCATCGTCGCTAATGAGCTGCTGGATGCTTTCCCGGTTCATCGCGTGATCTGTCGCGACGGACAATTGTACGAGCTGGGCGTGGCTCTTCGGCACTCCTCAGGGCAGGAGGCGCCGGCCTTTCAGTATGCGTATATGCCGCTGACGGATCCGGGGATCGAACGGTCTCTTGCGGCTGACGGTATCGTGCTGCTGGAGGGTCAAGTGACGGAGGTTAATTTAGAAGCGGAGCGCTGGATCGCTTACATAGGCGGAAGGGTGAATAGAGGATCGCTGGTTCTCATCGATTACGGGCATGAAGCCCGCGAGCTGACGGCTTCGCACAGAATGCGCGGGTCACTCCTCTGCTACAGCGGACACCGGGCGCATGACAATCCGTTTCTGCAGCCTGGCGGGCAGGATATAACCGCCCACATTAATTTTACCGCGTGCAGGCGTGCCGCAGAAGCATCGGGTTGGCATGTTGCCTATTACGGCACGCAGAAACAGTTTCTGGTCGATCATGGCGTCCTGAACGATCTAACGGCGCATGACGGCACGGATCCGTTCAGCGAAGCGGCCAAACGCAACCGCAGCATACGCCAGCTGCTATTGAGCGACGGAATGAGCGAGACCTTCAAGGTGATGACCTTAAGCAAAGGAATATGA
- a CDS encoding DUF2626 domain-containing protein — MARMFRVLGFWTLVIALMAFAGDMTEMALLFFIQTAVFVLLGYLNFSERTYILMFWGYMVISFVGFTYWTVFVMGNPF, encoded by the coding sequence GTGGCACGTATGTTTCGGGTGCTCGGCTTTTGGACGCTTGTAATCGCTCTTATGGCGTTTGCTGGCGATATGACCGAGATGGCACTCTTGTTCTTTATCCAAACGGCTGTATTTGTCCTGTTAGGCTATTTGAACTTTTCCGAAAGAACATACATACTCATGTTCTGGGGATACATGGTGATCTCGTTCGTTGGCTTCACCTATTGGACCGTTTTTGTTATGGGCAACCCGTTCTAA
- a CDS encoding RsfA family transcriptional regulator: MTAVRQDAWSPDDDLILAEVTLRHIREGSTQLAAFEEVGERIGRTSAACGFRWNSCVRKRYEDAIQIAKQQRQKRNYMKKQSFVATSQVSSVNTIDVEERSYKNDSITEESLSVDTVIRFLRQWKATYQELTRQIKSLERELRERDEELFTLRGLNEKLSHEVNSAQTDYRTVNDDYKTLIQIMDRARRLTVLTEEDESKPRFKMDANGNLERIE; encoded by the coding sequence ATGACAGCAGTCAGACAAGATGCGTGGAGCCCGGATGACGATCTCATCCTCGCCGAGGTAACCCTAAGGCATATCCGGGAAGGCAGTACCCAGCTCGCCGCTTTCGAGGAAGTCGGGGAAAGAATCGGACGGACTTCCGCCGCATGCGGGTTCCGCTGGAACAGCTGTGTCCGCAAGCGTTATGAAGATGCGATTCAAATTGCTAAACAACAGCGGCAAAAACGCAACTATATGAAAAAGCAGTCCTTTGTCGCGACCTCTCAAGTTTCATCGGTCAATACAATCGATGTCGAGGAACGGTCTTATAAAAATGATTCGATCACGGAAGAATCCCTTTCGGTCGATACGGTCATTCGTTTCCTTCGTCAGTGGAAAGCGACGTATCAGGAGCTAACTCGCCAAATCAAATCGCTTGAACGCGAATTGAGGGAACGGGATGAAGAGCTGTTCACTCTGCGAGGATTGAACGAGAAGCTCTCGCATGAAGTAAACAGCGCCCAAACCGACTACCGAACCGTGAACGACGATTACAAGACGCTCATTCAGATTATGGACCGCGCTCGGCGTCTAACCGTGTTAACGGAAGAAGACGAGTCGAAACCGCGGTTCAAGATGGATGCAAACGGTAATCTTGAACGAATTGAGTAG
- a CDS encoding ketopantoate reductase family protein, with the protein MRIFIAGAGAIGLLYGTRLVRAGIAVTMLTRTAEQAERLNAEGAALQEGGETAVVRLQAERISDCRVKLPSHDWIWLTVKQTHLDDAFIGEIARLAEQGASVLCLQNGIGHMPRLREAMPSSPLYAAITTEGALKVDARTVRYTGKGQVFFGREKSADLPNMTEAEELSQKMLLDALQSAGINASLSNEMEDRTYNKLLVNAVINPLTALYGVRNGELPLDPLRRTMMAALHAECLSILTAAGMQGDGDSWQRLLNVCEQTASNESSMLSDVRSGRSTEIDWINGGIAALAERMKMPAPLNDAVTVLIKALRSQ; encoded by the coding sequence TTGCGAATCTTCATTGCCGGTGCCGGGGCTATCGGGCTGCTATACGGTACCCGTTTGGTCAGAGCCGGTATCGCTGTCACGATGCTGACCAGGACTGCGGAGCAGGCAGAACGATTAAATGCGGAAGGAGCCGCATTGCAAGAAGGCGGGGAGACCGCTGTCGTGCGGCTTCAGGCGGAGCGGATATCGGATTGCCGGGTAAAGCTGCCGTCTCATGATTGGATTTGGTTAACCGTCAAGCAAACCCATCTGGATGACGCATTCATAGGGGAAATAGCGAGGCTAGCCGAGCAAGGCGCTTCAGTTCTATGCCTGCAGAACGGCATCGGTCATATGCCGCGGTTGCGGGAAGCGATGCCCAGTAGCCCCTTATATGCAGCCATCACGACCGAGGGGGCGCTTAAGGTGGATGCCAGAACAGTTCGTTATACCGGAAAGGGGCAGGTGTTCTTCGGCAGGGAGAAGAGCGCGGATTTGCCGAATATGACCGAAGCAGAGGAATTATCGCAAAAAATGTTGCTTGATGCGCTCCAATCGGCAGGAATAAACGCGTCGCTGTCGAATGAAATGGAGGATCGGACCTATAACAAATTATTGGTTAATGCGGTCATTAATCCGCTCACCGCTTTGTACGGCGTCAGGAACGGCGAGCTGCCGCTCGATCCGCTCCGGAGGACCATGATGGCCGCGCTGCATGCCGAATGCCTGTCGATCTTAACGGCGGCCGGTATGCAGGGCGACGGCGATTCTTGGCAGCGCTTGCTTAATGTATGTGAGCAAACCGCAAGCAACGAATCGTCGATGCTAAGCGATGTGCGCAGCGGAAGATCTACGGAAATCGATTGGATTAACGGAGGAATCGCAGCCTTGGCAGAGCGGATGAAGATGCCCGCCCCGCTGAACGATGCGGTCACGGTTTTAATAAAAGCTCTACGTTCTCAATAA
- a CDS encoding DUF3397 domain-containing protein yields MQLLWESIKHLYALLAVIPVVPFLLVYFGLGAYTGNRKKAFRTAMDVTTVLLIGCVAVLFNDIFDSSFGLYGIVLILLLGGGLLGNVQYRMRGMIDVKRIVRAIWRLGFFLMSVFYFILMCIGIGKSFFMV; encoded by the coding sequence ATGCAATTGCTCTGGGAAAGCATAAAACATCTATATGCACTACTGGCCGTTATCCCTGTCGTCCCTTTCCTGCTCGTTTATTTCGGTCTTGGCGCTTACACGGGGAACCGGAAGAAAGCGTTCCGGACCGCAATGGACGTGACGACTGTCCTGCTGATCGGCTGTGTAGCCGTCTTATTTAACGACATCTTCGACAGTTCATTCGGTCTATATGGCATCGTGCTCATTCTTCTTCTGGGCGGAGGGCTGCTGGGCAACGTGCAGTACAGGATGAGAGGCATGATTGACGTCAAGCGGATTGTACGCGCGATATGGCGGCTCGGTTTTTTTTTAATGAGCGTGTTTTATTTCATATTGATGTGCATCGGGATCGGAAAGAGCTTTTTCATGGTATAA